From the genome of Pseudomonas sp. gcc21, one region includes:
- a CDS encoding phosphoribosyltransferase, producing MLFTDRAHAGQELAKALSDLAGQPELIVLALPRGGVPVAAEVAKALGLPLDILLVRKLGVPGHEEYAMGAIAGGDLIFLNQQVLRQLKLEQTQIDAVIERERAELHRREQRYRGERPSPELNDRNVVLIDDGLATGATMRVAIRAVHQAGARSVTVAVPVGASDTCDELAMLVDRLECPYSQSDLGGVGYWYDDFAQTTDAQVIQILQQYRAGGASE from the coding sequence ATGTTATTCACCGACCGTGCTCACGCCGGCCAGGAATTGGCTAAAGCCCTGTCTGATCTGGCCGGCCAACCGGAGCTCATTGTGTTGGCGCTGCCGCGCGGTGGCGTGCCTGTCGCGGCGGAAGTGGCCAAGGCACTCGGCTTGCCGTTGGATATCCTGCTGGTGCGCAAGCTGGGCGTGCCCGGGCATGAGGAATACGCCATGGGCGCGATTGCCGGTGGCGACCTCATTTTCCTCAATCAGCAGGTATTGCGGCAGCTCAAGCTCGAGCAGACGCAGATTGATGCGGTGATCGAGCGCGAGCGCGCCGAACTGCATCGCCGCGAGCAGCGCTATCGTGGCGAACGTCCCTCTCCCGAACTAAACGACCGCAACGTGGTTCTCATCGATGACGGCCTGGCTACGGGCGCAACCATGCGCGTGGCGATACGGGCAGTACATCAGGCTGGCGCGAGGAGCGTCACCGTGGCAGTGCCCGTCGGGGCATCCGATACCTGCGACGAGCTCGCCATGCTGGTCGATCGCCTGGAGTGTCCGTATTCGCAGAGCGATCTGGGGGGCGTCGGCTATTGGTATGACGATTTCGCCCAGACCACCGATGCACAGGTGATCCAGATTTTGCAGCAGTACCGAGCGGGAGGCGCGAGTGAGTAA
- a CDS encoding erythromycin esterase family protein produces MSKANDQGVIDTIERHAIPLTGGDADYDAIIQAAHGKPYVLIGEASHGTEEFYRVRAEITRRLIEELDFSAVAVEADWPDAYAINRFVWNTGSDKSARQALDVFERFPVWMWANTQVLAFVEWLAAFNQDPARAEAGQRPVGFYGLDLYSMSSSAQAVISYLDKHDPPAARRARERYACLEQFLGEPQRYGHAVAFGMSSSCEKEITEQLMDMQGKALQRLVGLGLVADEQRFCAEQNARLVRNAEEYYRSMFRGESSSWNLRDGHMFETLEALREHLSYQLGGEAGVVVWAHNSHIGNAAATDMGRHGEFNIGQLAREKYGSEALLVGFTTATGEVTAASDWDAPAECKQVRPPLAGSYEQLFQKASPTNFLLDLRESNALTDALSESRLHRAIGVIYRPETERQSHYFHSRLPEQYDFVLHFDETHALQALADGATAPGLEPDDTYPSGL; encoded by the coding sequence GTGAGTAAAGCAAATGACCAGGGTGTGATTGACACCATCGAGCGGCATGCCATTCCCCTGACTGGCGGCGATGCCGATTACGACGCAATTATCCAGGCGGCACATGGCAAACCCTATGTGTTGATCGGAGAAGCATCCCACGGCACTGAAGAGTTTTATCGGGTGCGTGCAGAGATCACCCGCCGGCTGATCGAGGAGCTGGATTTCAGCGCAGTGGCTGTGGAAGCCGACTGGCCCGACGCCTATGCAATCAACCGCTTTGTATGGAACACAGGTTCCGACAAGAGCGCCAGACAGGCGCTGGATGTGTTCGAGCGTTTCCCCGTATGGATGTGGGCCAATACCCAAGTGCTTGCGTTCGTGGAATGGTTGGCTGCGTTCAACCAGGATCCGGCACGCGCCGAAGCAGGCCAGCGCCCGGTGGGCTTTTATGGTCTGGATCTGTACAGCATGTCCAGCTCGGCGCAGGCGGTCATCAGTTATCTGGATAAGCATGATCCGCCGGCGGCGCGCCGAGCCCGCGAACGTTACGCCTGCCTGGAACAGTTTCTGGGCGAGCCGCAGCGCTACGGACACGCCGTTGCATTCGGTATGAGCTCCTCCTGTGAAAAGGAAATTACCGAACAGTTGATGGATATGCAGGGCAAGGCGCTGCAGCGTCTGGTCGGCCTGGGTCTGGTGGCCGATGAGCAGCGTTTTTGCGCCGAGCAGAACGCGCGGCTGGTGCGCAACGCCGAGGAATATTACCGCTCGATGTTCCGCGGTGAGTCCAGCTCCTGGAACCTGCGCGATGGTCATATGTTCGAGACCCTCGAAGCTCTGCGTGAACACTTGAGTTATCAGCTCGGTGGCGAGGCCGGCGTGGTGGTCTGGGCGCACAATTCCCACATTGGTAACGCGGCTGCGACGGACATGGGGCGACATGGCGAATTCAATATCGGGCAGCTGGCGCGGGAAAAATATGGAAGCGAGGCCCTGCTGGTGGGCTTCACCACCGCAACCGGCGAGGTGACGGCAGCTTCGGACTGGGATGCACCGGCGGAATGCAAGCAGGTGCGTCCGCCACTGGCTGGCAGTTACGAGCAGCTATTCCAGAAAGCCAGCCCGACCAACTTTCTGCTGGACCTGCGCGAGAGCAATGCGCTGACCGACGCCTTGAGTGAATCGCGCCTGCACCGTGCTATCGGCGTGATCTACCGGCCTGAAACCGAGCGGCAAAGTCATTACTTCCACAGTCGCTTACCGGAACAGTATGACTTCGTGCTGCATTTTGACGAGACGCATGCGCTGCAGGCATTGGCGGACGGAGCTACGGCGCCGGGTCTGGAGCCGGATGACACCTATCCGAGCGGGCTGTGA
- a CDS encoding ABC transporter permease, whose product MNFYGIRALYLSELSRMWRTLFQSIASPVISTSLYFIVFGAAIGSRMQEIDGVSYGAFIIPGLIMLMLLNESISNASFGIYMPKFTGTIYEVLSAPLSPVEIVIAYVGAAATKSVLLGTLILLTARLFVDYEILHPVWMFGFLVLTAITFSLFGFIIGVWADGFEKLQIVPMMIVTPLAFLGGSFYSINMLPPMWQTITLFNPVVYLISGFRWSFYGVADVHIGVSLGMTLVFLAICLAIVWVIFRTGYKIKP is encoded by the coding sequence ATGAATTTCTACGGCATCCGCGCGCTCTATCTGTCCGAACTCAGCCGCATGTGGCGCACGCTGTTCCAGAGCATTGCCTCGCCAGTGATTTCCACCTCGCTGTACTTCATCGTGTTCGGCGCGGCCATTGGTTCGCGCATGCAGGAGATCGACGGCGTCAGTTACGGGGCGTTCATCATCCCCGGCCTGATCATGCTGATGTTGCTCAACGAGAGCATTTCCAACGCGTCCTTCGGCATCTACATGCCCAAGTTCACTGGCACCATTTACGAGGTGCTTTCGGCGCCGCTGTCGCCGGTGGAGATCGTGATTGCCTACGTCGGCGCGGCGGCCACCAAATCGGTGCTGCTGGGTACCCTGATCCTTCTGACAGCCCGGCTGTTTGTGGATTATGAAATCCTGCATCCGGTATGGATGTTCGGCTTTCTGGTGCTGACGGCCATCACCTTCAGTCTGTTCGGGTTCATCATCGGCGTCTGGGCCGATGGCTTTGAAAAACTGCAGATCGTGCCGATGATGATCGTCACTCCGCTGGCCTTTCTCGGCGGCAGCTTCTATTCGATCAACATGCTGCCGCCGATGTGGCAAACCATCACGCTGTTCAACCCGGTGGTGTATCTGATCAGCGGGTTCCGCTGGAGTTTCTACGGTGTGGCAGATGTGCACATCGGTGTCAGCCTTGGCATGACGCTGGTGTTTCTCGCTATCTGTCTGGCGATTGTCTGGGTCATCTTCCGGACCGGATATAAAATCAAGCCCTGA